A single region of the Thermoanaerobacterium aotearoense genome encodes:
- a CDS encoding glycosyl hydrolase family 18 protein, with protein MDNKWYFDIAPGAIDDLREHTSQITTLIPFWYGVKPDGTLADMSSQDVKSIASQNNLPIFPIVHNYSDPKKSQLIHDLISNTSLRSILVNSIVNMALSNNYPGINIDFEFVPPEDRSNLNAFMEELYYSLKSANKIVTISLPAETEDNPRHPFSGAFQYTVLSQFADQAYVLAYDEHFSKPGPIASIGFVRSVLDYAAKSVEPKKIWLGMAVYGYDWAEGSNYPRTLSYFQAIQTAKNLGVKIEYDETAQESTYTYTVDSVKHTVWFEDARSFQAKLPLVSQYGISGIAIWRLGQEDPDIWNILSRI; from the coding sequence ATGGATAACAAATGGTATTTTGATATAGCACCAGGTGCTATAGATGATCTAAGAGAACACACTTCTCAAATAACGACGCTCATACCTTTCTGGTACGGCGTTAAGCCAGACGGCACGCTGGCGGATATGTCGTCGCAAGACGTCAAAAGCATAGCATCTCAGAATAATTTGCCTATCTTTCCTATTGTACACAATTATTCTGATCCGAAAAAATCACAGCTTATACATGATTTAATATCCAATACATCTTTAAGAAGCATATTAGTAAACAGCATAGTAAACATGGCATTATCAAATAACTATCCAGGAATAAATATCGATTTTGAGTTTGTGCCACCAGAAGACAGAAGCAATCTTAACGCATTTATGGAAGAACTTTATTATTCGCTAAAAAGCGCTAATAAGATTGTCACGATTTCATTGCCGGCAGAAACAGAAGACAACCCAAGGCATCCTTTCTCAGGCGCATTTCAATACACTGTCTTAAGCCAATTTGCAGATCAAGCATACGTATTAGCATACGACGAACACTTCTCGAAGCCAGGTCCCATTGCATCAATTGGATTTGTTCGCAGTGTATTAGATTACGCCGCAAAGTCTGTTGAGCCGAAAAAAATTTGGCTTGGCATGGCAGTTTACGGCTATGACTGGGCAGAAGGCTCAAACTATCCAAGGACATTATCTTACTTCCAAGCCATACAGACAGCCAAAAATCTGGGCGTCAAAATCGAATACGACGAGACAGCGCAAGAATCCACGTACACCTATACAGTCGACTCCGTAAAACACACCGTATGGTTTGAAGATGCCAGAAGTTTTCAAGCAAAACTGCCATTAGTATCTCAATACGGTATATCAGGCATAGCTATTTGGAGGCTGGGTCAAGAAGATCCTGACATTTGGAACATTTTAAGTAGAATTTGA
- a CDS encoding PspC domain-containing protein yields the protein MDKRLYRSRNQVILGGVCGGIAEYFDIDVTIVRLIWALIALVGGSGVLLYIIAWIVVPENPYQLKNDDYNGENVNVDKEHERPKISSNRKSSEVFGWILIALGLFLLVRIFMPWFDLRIFWPVLLIAFGLLFIFKK from the coding sequence ATGGACAAGAGATTGTACCGCTCGAGAAACCAAGTTATCTTGGGAGGTGTTTGCGGTGGCATAGCAGAGTATTTCGATATAGATGTGACTATAGTGAGGCTTATTTGGGCTTTGATTGCCTTGGTGGGAGGTTCTGGCGTTTTACTTTATATAATTGCTTGGATCGTTGTTCCGGAAAATCCATATCAATTAAAAAATGATGATTATAATGGTGAAAATGTTAATGTTGACAAAGAGCATGAAAGGCCAAAAATTTCTTCAAACAGAAAAAGCAGCGAGGTATTTGGATGGATTTTGATTGCTTTAGGCTTATTTCTTCTCGTCAGGATATTCATGCCATGGTTTGATTTAAGGATTTTTTGGCCGGTGCTTCTTATAGCATTTGGACTTTTATTTATATTTAAAAAATAA
- a CDS encoding amino acid permease: MEKGNLSVNELVLVGVGGILGAGFFLASGIAIHTAGPIVLLDYLISAFIMSEVFCALSEMIVANPVDGSFRVYAEEALGDIGGFLSGWVYWTAGVFIMSSEVTASAIFTKFWFPKVPLWIFALIYSIMVICVNALGTKNFGTVEAWFSTIKVSALFIITVIGIFALFGAFGNKGNIGFKNYYIHGGILPNGIKGFLGAMLMSLIPFGGIEVTAMTASKTKKPKKYVPIARRYIVLFLSILYLSSIAVLLGVIPWYEVSTKESPFIKLLSFTNIPYIDSIMNFIILTAALTTMNGAMYGVTQVMYSLGKGRFAPTFLSKLSKRDVPIYALLISSFGLLVAVVLSYILPKDVYEYITSATGFIQFFNWIIILYTFIKYRPMLKKENPDYFECQRRGFPLRPWLTIILLTAVLLSTLIVPKQAIGFFGGLILLIAIFAFYLIAKKLNLFDKW; this comes from the coding sequence TTGGAAAAAGGAAATCTATCTGTTAACGAACTGGTATTGGTAGGTGTAGGTGGAATACTTGGAGCCGGATTCTTCTTAGCAAGCGGCATAGCGATTCATACAGCGGGACCAATAGTCCTATTAGATTACCTTATCTCAGCATTTATAATGTCTGAAGTCTTTTGCGCCCTTTCTGAAATGATCGTTGCAAATCCTGTTGACGGCTCTTTCAGGGTATACGCTGAAGAAGCCTTAGGTGACATAGGCGGGTTTTTAAGCGGATGGGTATACTGGACAGCAGGTGTATTCATCATGTCCAGCGAAGTGACGGCATCAGCAATCTTTACTAAGTTTTGGTTCCCTAAAGTCCCACTTTGGATATTCGCACTGATTTATTCCATCATGGTAATCTGTGTGAACGCATTAGGCACAAAAAATTTTGGCACCGTAGAAGCTTGGTTTTCAACAATAAAAGTATCCGCTTTATTTATAATAACTGTCATCGGCATATTTGCACTTTTCGGGGCATTTGGCAATAAAGGCAATATAGGATTTAAAAACTACTACATTCATGGAGGCATTTTGCCAAATGGCATTAAAGGATTTTTAGGAGCAATGCTTATGTCTTTAATACCGTTTGGTGGTATAGAAGTCACAGCCATGACAGCATCAAAAACAAAAAAACCAAAAAAATATGTACCTATAGCGAGAAGGTACATCGTACTATTTCTGTCCATATTGTACTTATCGTCTATTGCCGTACTTTTAGGAGTAATTCCATGGTATGAAGTATCCACAAAAGAAAGTCCATTCATTAAGCTGCTTTCATTTACAAACATACCGTATATCGATTCAATAATGAATTTTATCATACTTACAGCAGCACTGACTACTATGAATGGAGCCATGTACGGAGTAACGCAGGTCATGTATTCTTTAGGAAAAGGAAGATTTGCACCGACTTTTTTAAGCAAGCTAAGTAAAAGAGATGTGCCTATATACGCCCTATTGATAAGCAGTTTCGGACTTCTTGTTGCCGTCGTGCTTTCATACATCCTTCCTAAAGATGTTTACGAATATATAACGAGTGCTACAGGATTCATACAATTTTTTAACTGGATCATCATCTTGTACACTTTCATCAAATACAGACCTATGCTTAAGAAGGAAAACCCGGATTACTTTGAATGTCAAAGGCGCGGGTTTCCTTTAAGACCATGGCTTACCATAATTTTATTGACAGCCGTCCTATTATCGACGCTAATCGTTCCAAAACAGGCAATAGGTTTTTTTGGCGGACTAATACTGCTTATTGCCATATTTGCCTTTTACCTAATAGCAAAAAAGCTGAATTTGTTTGATAAATGGTAA
- a CDS encoding L,D-transpeptidase family protein produces the protein MQTLQVKNRFIVVFAIFIILAFNVTPSYGFTNTITVNIPSRTIYFVSQNMSKLYAIAVGKIVSTSPLGTYRIINKQVNPKWVSPWNGEVVPSGPDNPLGYRWMGFYSDYGIHGNNMPSSIGTLASSGCIRMYEADVEELFDMVSYGDIVNVVCQTIFPKTSPTGGMALFVYPDFYKKGLNTRQHIEIELQNYGIKVSDDTFRKLYKYVNVKDPLVFSEGYKVIRNNELVSSDVYRSQDGQFYMRVGDLKGYLNIDDEKIKDLKSVLVDNANYVNIDDIANLTGLKFVVDNDTNTIKMIGNIIYYDGKFLSTTNYVDYQSRDIYIPIKEFFTAAGYTVEWDPQDGVIVDGRSIKYKLYESKSYINQKDLRSLYGLDITVDSSSNKIYIKRD, from the coding sequence GTGCAAACGTTGCAAGTAAAAAACAGATTTATCGTGGTATTTGCGATTTTTATTATTTTAGCATTTAATGTGACACCGTCTTACGGTTTTACAAATACCATAACAGTCAATATACCGTCAAGGACAATATATTTTGTCTCGCAAAACATGTCAAAACTTTATGCGATAGCGGTTGGCAAGATCGTTTCTACATCCCCGTTGGGAACATACAGGATCATAAATAAGCAAGTAAATCCTAAATGGGTATCGCCATGGAATGGTGAAGTTGTACCATCAGGACCTGATAATCCTTTGGGATATAGATGGATGGGGTTTTACAGCGATTATGGAATACATGGAAATAACATGCCATCATCCATAGGTACTTTGGCGTCGTCAGGATGCATAAGGATGTACGAAGCGGATGTTGAAGAACTTTTTGATATGGTAAGTTACGGCGACATTGTGAACGTGGTATGCCAAACGATTTTTCCAAAGACTTCTCCGACTGGCGGCATGGCATTATTCGTATATCCGGATTTCTACAAAAAAGGCTTGAATACAAGGCAGCACATTGAAATTGAGCTGCAAAATTACGGCATAAAAGTAAGCGATGATACATTTAGAAAATTGTACAAATACGTAAATGTGAAAGATCCATTGGTGTTTTCGGAAGGATATAAGGTTATCAGAAACAATGAACTTGTCAGCAGTGATGTGTACAGATCTCAGGATGGCCAATTTTATATGCGTGTTGGTGATCTAAAAGGTTATTTAAACATTGATGACGAAAAAATTAAGGATTTAAAATCTGTTTTAGTAGACAATGCAAACTACGTAAACATTGATGATATAGCAAATTTGACAGGTTTAAAGTTTGTAGTAGACAATGATACAAATACGATTAAGATGATTGGAAATATAATTTACTATGACGGCAAGTTTTTGTCAACTACTAATTACGTAGATTATCAAAGTAGAGATATTTACATTCCAATCAAAGAATTTTTTACTGCAGCAGGATATACGGTGGAATGGGATCCGCAAGATGGAGTTATTGTAGATGGCAGAAGTATTAAATACAAGTTATACGAAAGCAAATCGTATATAAATCAAAAAGATTTGAGAAGCTTATATGGGTTAGATATCACTGTAGATTCATCATCAAATAAGATATACATTAAGCGCGATTAG
- a CDS encoding RNA polymerase sigma factor: MDERQLLFKAQEGDIESFENVIVSYQNYIYNVIYRIVGNKEDALDLTQETFIKAFVNIKKFKGKSEFKTWLYRIAVNTSLDFMRKRKGVEEQLHDISDFKTPEDVFDDKMTRDIIMSELNKLKNDYKIAIILRDIEGLTYSEIAEITNSNIGTVKSRISRARSALKENLKKIPGFINIFDERRQL, encoded by the coding sequence TTGGATGAAAGACAGCTCCTTTTTAAAGCACAGGAAGGAGATATTGAATCGTTTGAAAATGTTATAGTATCTTATCAGAATTACATTTACAATGTCATATACAGGATCGTTGGAAACAAAGAAGATGCGTTGGATTTAACACAAGAGACATTTATCAAAGCATTTGTGAATATAAAAAAGTTTAAAGGCAAAAGTGAGTTTAAGACGTGGCTATACAGGATCGCTGTAAATACTTCTCTTGATTTTATGAGAAAGAGAAAAGGTGTTGAAGAACAATTGCACGATATAAGTGATTTCAAAACGCCTGAAGATGTTTTTGACGATAAGATGACGAGAGATATAATCATGAGCGAATTGAACAAGCTTAAGAATGATTACAAAATCGCAATAATACTTAGAGATATAGAAGGGCTTACATACAGTGAAATAGCAGAAATAACAAATTCAAATATCGGGACGGTAAAGTCCAGGATATCCAGAGCCAGAAGTGCGCTTAAAGAAAATCTCAAAAAAATACCGGGCTTTATAAATATTTTTGATGAAAGGAGGCAATTGTGA
- a CDS encoding DUF4349 domain-containing protein, which produces MECYAVRRLLNPYIDEELDEKSMDDVRAHLDSCEECKLEYNELLYTKRLLENTPPLELPDNFGETLHIKLIEGRKNNRRKPIKRMISVAAFAVASIFALSFGFNFLMNNIKLSSQPPLSVKSAANYSSEASTGGKEAAPNLKNSVYSSSNQTNRGLDSGYERKITKDAAISIEMNSVDEGYNKILNISKQYNGYIESTSESTSESGQKTVNIVLKIPADDFEYAISNIKSLGDVKMIRINSSDITEQYYDVQTRIKNLEIQEESLQNLMKKASNISDILQIEDKLNDVQTQIDSYKSQIKLWDSMTDMSTINLTFLSALPQAGIDKIFSENFFKDVLDAGAKSLNVFFEFIKYAIVMIIYLLPFAILIYLIYKGYRLFKK; this is translated from the coding sequence ATGGAGTGCTATGCAGTCAGAAGGCTATTGAATCCCTATATAGACGAAGAACTAGATGAAAAATCAATGGACGATGTACGGGCACATTTAGATTCATGTGAAGAATGCAAATTGGAATACAATGAGCTTCTTTACACGAAAAGGCTCTTAGAAAATACGCCTCCTTTAGAGTTGCCAGATAATTTTGGCGAGACGCTTCACATCAAATTGATTGAAGGAAGGAAAAATAATCGTCGAAAGCCGATAAAAAGGATGATTTCAGTTGCGGCTTTTGCTGTCGCTTCAATATTTGCTTTGTCATTCGGATTTAATTTTTTGATGAATAATATTAAATTGTCTTCTCAGCCGCCTTTAAGCGTCAAAAGTGCTGCAAATTATTCATCGGAGGCTTCTACAGGCGGGAAAGAAGCTGCACCAAATCTTAAAAATAGCGTTTATAGCAGTTCGAATCAGACAAATAGAGGTTTAGATTCAGGGTACGAAAGGAAAATAACAAAAGATGCTGCGATATCCATTGAGATGAATTCTGTAGATGAAGGTTATAACAAGATTTTAAACATAAGCAAACAGTACAATGGGTATATTGAAAGCACAAGTGAAAGTACTTCAGAAAGTGGGCAGAAGACAGTCAACATCGTGCTAAAGATTCCCGCTGATGATTTTGAGTATGCTATTTCAAACATAAAGTCTTTGGGCGATGTCAAGATGATTAGGATAAACAGCAGCGATATTACAGAGCAGTATTACGATGTTCAAACAAGAATAAAAAATCTGGAGATACAAGAGGAAAGCCTACAAAACTTGATGAAAAAAGCTTCAAACATATCAGACATACTGCAGATTGAAGACAAATTAAATGATGTACAGACGCAAATCGATTCATACAAAAGTCAGATAAAGCTGTGGGACAGCATGACGGACATGAGCACAATTAATTTGACTTTCCTGTCAGCACTTCCACAAGCAGGGATAGACAAAATCTTTAGCGAGAATTTTTTTAAAGACGTTTTAGATGCAGGGGCAAAAAGCCTCAATGTATTTTTCGAGTTTATAAAGTATGCAATCGTGATGATAATATACCTATTGCCATTTGCAATACTCATATATCTGATATATAAAGGATATAGATTGTTCAAAAAATAA
- the polA gene encoding DNA polymerase I encodes MSKFLIIDGNSLMYRAYFALPDLMNSEGMHTNAIYGFSMMLLKLLEEEKPDYIAIAFDKKAPTFRHKEYSAYKGTRQSMPEELIEQVDILKDVINAFNIKTIEIEGFEADDIIGTVSKIASESGMDVLIVTGDRDALQLVSANVKVKICKKGITQMDEYDEKAVFEKYEVTPLQFIDLKGLMGDKSDNIPGVPNIGEKTAIKLIKEFGSIENLLMNTDKLKGKVKENVENNAELAVLSKRLATIERNVPIDIDLNEYAVKNYDANRLTELFEKLEFSSLISDLKDDSRDTKDIKEWPVRDFTYVKNVLGKFDVLSLYPFIYDGKMKAVSFACGDESFFVEIDDYDNFKLLNNDKLTLIGHDLKDFLVSISYCGIELNCKILDTAIMTYLLNPSESNYDISRVLKKYLKEDLQNIDDIVGKGRNKKSYDDIDKRLLVDYMCSVASSLFKLKDKLMSFIKEMEMEDLLKNVEIPLIEVLKSMEVYGFTLDKDVLRSISKEIDEKTDKIVKDIYDAAGYEFNINSTKQLSEFLFDKLNLPAIKKTKTGYSTDMEVLAELIPYNDIVGEIIEYRQLMKLKSTYIDGFIPIMDENNRVHSTFKQTVAATGRISSTEPNLQNIPVREEFGRRIRKAFVSSYEDGLIISADYSQIELRVLAHLSEDEKLIESFLNNEDIHLRTASEVFKVSKEEVTSEMRRRAKAVNFGIVYGISDYGLSKDLKISRKEAKEYIDNYFDRYKGVKNYIDSIVKFAKENGYVTTILNRRRYIPEINSKNFNQRSFGERMAMNTPIQGSAADIIKMSMVKVYNELKERGLKSRLILQVHDELIIDTHPDEVEIVKGLLKSIMENVIKLRVPLVVDIGQGKNWYDAK; translated from the coding sequence ATGTCGAAATTTTTGATCATAGATGGTAATAGCTTGATGTACAGGGCGTATTTTGCTCTGCCTGATTTGATGAACAGCGAAGGAATGCATACAAATGCCATATACGGTTTTTCAATGATGCTTCTTAAATTGCTGGAGGAGGAGAAACCAGACTACATAGCAATAGCTTTCGATAAAAAGGCTCCTACATTTAGGCACAAGGAGTACAGCGCTTATAAAGGAACCCGCCAGTCGATGCCAGAAGAGCTGATAGAACAGGTGGATATTTTAAAAGATGTGATAAATGCGTTTAACATAAAGACCATCGAGATAGAGGGCTTTGAAGCAGATGACATCATTGGTACAGTATCAAAAATTGCTTCCGAAAGTGGGATGGATGTGCTTATCGTCACAGGCGATAGAGATGCGCTTCAGCTTGTGTCGGCAAACGTAAAAGTGAAAATATGCAAAAAAGGCATAACGCAGATGGATGAGTACGATGAAAAGGCGGTCTTTGAAAAGTATGAAGTGACGCCACTTCAATTCATAGACTTGAAAGGGCTTATGGGAGACAAATCAGACAACATTCCGGGAGTGCCAAATATAGGGGAGAAGACGGCCATAAAGCTTATTAAAGAATTTGGATCAATTGAAAATTTACTGATGAATACAGATAAGTTAAAAGGGAAAGTAAAGGAAAATGTAGAAAACAATGCAGAATTAGCTGTTTTAAGCAAACGGCTTGCTACGATTGAGAGAAATGTTCCTATTGATATTGATTTGAATGAATACGCGGTGAAAAATTACGATGCCAATAGGCTTACAGAGCTATTTGAAAAATTGGAATTTTCAAGCCTCATCTCAGATTTAAAAGATGATAGTCGTGATACAAAGGATATTAAAGAATGGCCTGTAAGAGATTTTACATACGTTAAAAATGTTTTAGGAAAGTTTGATGTTTTGTCACTGTATCCATTCATATATGATGGAAAGATGAAAGCAGTATCATTTGCTTGCGGTGACGAATCGTTTTTTGTAGAGATAGATGATTATGACAATTTTAAATTGCTTAATAATGATAAGCTTACGTTGATAGGACACGATCTGAAAGATTTTTTAGTAAGCATTTCATACTGCGGCATTGAACTTAATTGTAAGATTTTAGATACGGCCATAATGACTTATCTTTTAAATCCATCTGAGTCGAATTACGACATAAGTCGCGTATTGAAAAAATACTTGAAAGAGGATTTGCAAAACATAGATGATATTGTAGGCAAGGGCAGGAATAAAAAGAGCTACGATGACATTGACAAAAGGCTTTTAGTCGATTATATGTGTTCAGTCGCATCAAGCTTATTTAAGTTAAAAGATAAGCTCATGTCATTTATAAAAGAGATGGAGATGGAAGATCTTTTAAAAAATGTGGAAATTCCGCTTATTGAAGTGCTAAAATCTATGGAGGTGTACGGCTTTACATTAGATAAGGATGTACTTAGAAGTATTTCTAAAGAAATAGATGAAAAGACAGATAAGATTGTAAAAGATATTTACGATGCTGCTGGATACGAATTTAATATTAACTCTACAAAGCAGTTATCAGAATTTTTGTTTGATAAACTGAATTTGCCAGCAATAAAAAAGACTAAAACAGGGTATTCGACTGACATGGAAGTTCTTGCAGAACTTATACCGTACAATGACATAGTAGGAGAAATAATAGAATATAGACAGCTTATGAAGCTTAAATCTACGTACATAGATGGCTTCATTCCCATCATGGATGAAAATAATAGGGTTCACTCTACGTTTAAGCAAACTGTTGCTGCTACAGGGAGAATTAGCTCAACAGAGCCTAATCTGCAGAACATACCTGTAAGAGAAGAGTTTGGCAGAAGGATAAGAAAGGCATTTGTATCAAGTTATGAAGATGGGCTTATAATATCTGCTGATTATTCTCAGATTGAGCTTAGGGTTCTTGCGCATCTTTCAGAGGACGAAAAACTTATTGAGTCATTTTTGAACAATGAAGATATACATTTAAGGACGGCATCGGAGGTTTTTAAGGTCTCGAAAGAAGAAGTGACAAGTGAAATGAGAAGGCGGGCGAAAGCTGTCAATTTTGGCATTGTATATGGTATAAGCGATTACGGCTTATCTAAAGACTTAAAGATTTCGCGAAAAGAAGCGAAAGAATACATAGACAATTATTTTGACAGATACAAGGGCGTCAAAAATTACATCGATTCAATAGTCAAATTTGCAAAGGAAAATGGGTATGTTACGACTATCTTAAACAGGAGAAGATACATACCGGAAATCAATTCAAAAAATTTTAACCAAAGGTCTTTTGGCGAGAGAATGGCGATGAATACGCCTATTCAAGGCAGTGCTGCGGATATAATAAAGATGTCGATGGTTAAAGTGTACAATGAATTAAAGGAAAGAGGATTGAAATCACGACTTATTCTTCAGGTTCACGATGAGCTTATAATTGACACACATCCTGATGAAGTTGAGATAGTCAAGGGGCTTTTAAAATCGATAATGGAAAATGTCATAAAGTTAAGAGTTCCTTTGGTCGTAGATATAGGACAAGGGAAAAATTGGTATGATGCAAAATAA
- the coaE gene encoding dephospho-CoA kinase (Dephospho-CoA kinase (CoaE) performs the final step in coenzyme A biosynthesis.), with protein MKVIGLTGGIASGKSTVSSILKSLGAVIIDADVVSREIMIKGTETYNILVSVFGKEILRKDGEIDRRKLGNLVFADKEKLNKLNEITHPEIIKRIKDIIEEERKKGKEKAIVLDAALLIEMKLFNMVDEVWLVVVDKKTQIRRLMKRDNLSYKDALNRIKSQMSIEDKMKYADFIINNCKDFNAIKRQVELLWGRFSK; from the coding sequence GTGAAGGTTATCGGATTGACAGGTGGAATAGCGTCAGGGAAAAGCACCGTTTCATCCATATTAAAAAGTCTTGGAGCAGTAATAATTGACGCTGATGTCGTTTCAAGAGAGATTATGATAAAGGGTACCGAGACATATAATATATTAGTAAGCGTATTTGGAAAAGAAATTTTGCGAAAAGATGGGGAGATAGACAGGAGAAAACTTGGCAACCTTGTTTTTGCTGATAAAGAAAAATTGAACAAATTAAATGAAATTACGCATCCGGAAATAATAAAAAGGATAAAAGATATAATAGAAGAAGAAAGAAAAAAGGGCAAAGAGAAAGCCATCGTGCTGGATGCAGCATTGCTAATTGAGATGAAGCTTTTTAATATGGTAGATGAAGTATGGCTTGTGGTTGTTGATAAAAAGACACAGATTAGAAGGCTTATGAAAAGAGACAATTTAAGCTATAAAGACGCATTAAACCGTATTAAAAGCCAGATGTCTATAGAGGACAAAATGAAGTACGCAGATTTCATAATTAATAACTGCAAGGATTTTAATGCTATAAAAAGACAAGTTGAGCTGTTGTGGGGACGTTTTTCAAAATAG
- a CDS encoding lytic transglycosylase domain-containing protein has product MKFKKVILVIVVAITVLTVYGVKTNWFLKQLYPKKYSQQVYFYSNQYGVDPNLVFAMIKAESNFNPDSVSSKGAIGLMQVIPETGTWVANYIGIKNFSVNMLFNPDYNINIGTWYLKYLLKQFNNDVTLAVAAYNGGSGNVSNWLKDKRYSENGSNLKKVPFSETDKYIKKVLKYYKIYTNLYK; this is encoded by the coding sequence TTGAAGTTTAAAAAGGTCATATTGGTGATAGTAGTAGCGATTACTGTTTTGACGGTATATGGAGTCAAGACAAATTGGTTTTTAAAGCAATTATATCCTAAGAAATACAGTCAACAGGTGTACTTCTATTCAAATCAGTATGGAGTAGATCCTAATTTGGTCTTTGCTATGATAAAGGCGGAAAGCAATTTTAATCCTGACAGCGTTTCAAGCAAAGGAGCTATAGGACTTATGCAAGTGATACCTGAGACAGGAACTTGGGTTGCTAATTACATAGGCATCAAAAATTTTAGCGTTAATATGCTTTTTAATCCGGACTACAATATAAATATAGGAACATGGTATCTAAAATACCTTTTAAAGCAATTTAATAATGATGTCACTTTGGCAGTAGCCGCATATAATGGAGGAAGTGGCAATGTTTCAAATTGGTTAAAGGACAAGAGGTACTCGGAAAATGGCAGCAATCTTAAAAAAGTGCCTTTTTCAGAGACGGATAAGTACATCAAAAAGGTGTTGAAGTATTATAAGATTTACACAAATTTATACAAATGA
- a CDS encoding DUF441 domain-containing protein, which translates to MDFGVLILSIMLFFSIIGKNDNVAAAILILLLTKLMNLEIINQFVSKNGMNLGIIVLTMGALSPLAMNKVSIGDFLNAAKSMEGVITIIAGIIVAVLASIGLNTMKVDANGVVGVLLGTVIGVSFFKGAPVGPMIALGITTILLRIFRL; encoded by the coding sequence ATGGATTTTGGGGTTTTGATTCTATCCATCATGTTGTTTTTCAGCATTATAGGAAAAAATGACAATGTTGCGGCTGCTATTCTAATACTTCTTTTGACGAAGCTTATGAACTTGGAAATAATTAATCAATTTGTATCGAAAAATGGCATGAATCTTGGTATAATAGTATTGACTATGGGAGCCTTATCTCCTCTTGCAATGAACAAAGTATCAATTGGCGACTTTTTAAATGCTGCAAAAAGCATGGAAGGAGTTATTACAATTATTGCGGGGATAATTGTAGCTGTATTAGCATCTATTGGCCTCAATACCATGAAGGTGGATGCAAATGGTGTCGTAGGTGTTTTGCTGGGTACTGTGATTGGTGTAAGCTTCTTTAAAGGAGCACCAGTGGGTCCGATGATAGCCCTTGGCATTACGACAATCTTACTTAGGATATTTAGATTATAG